A stretch of Canis aureus isolate CA01 chromosome 28, VMU_Caureus_v.1.0, whole genome shotgun sequence DNA encodes these proteins:
- the LOC144300418 gene encoding G2/mitotic-specific cyclin-B1 — protein sequence MALRVTRNTKVNVENKAKIGMAGAKRVPLASAAASKPGLRPRTALGDIGNKVSEQPQAKLPLKKEAKTAVPGKVIAKKIPKPLEKAPEPVPVPVPEPELEPEPVKEEKLSPEPILVDTPSPSPMETSGCAPAEEYLCQAFSDVILAVNDVDAEDGADPNLCSEYVKDIYAYLRQLEEEQAVKPKYLLGREVTGNMRAILIDWLVQVQKKFRLLQETMYMTVSIIDRFMQNNCVPKKMLQLVGVTAMFIASKYEEMYPPEIGDFAFVTDNTYTKHQIRQMEMKILRSLNFGLGRPLPLHFLRRASKIGEVDVEQHTLAKYLMELSMLDCDMVHFPPSQIAAGAFCLALKILDNGEWTPTLQHYLSYTEESLLNVMQHLAKNIVMVNHGLTKHMTIKNKYAASKHAKISTLAQLNSALVQDLAKAVAKV from the coding sequence ATGGCGCTCCGGGTCACCAGGAACACAAAAGTGAATGTTGAAAACAAGGCGAAGATCGGTATGGCAGGGGCAAAGCGGGTGCCTCTGGCCTCTGCTGCAGCCTCCAAGCCCGGCCTGAGGCCAAGAACTGCTCTGGGAGACATTGGTAACAAAGTCAGTGAACAACCACAGGCCAAACTGCCTctgaaaaaggaagcaaaaactgCAGTTCCTGGAAAAGTCATTGCTAAAAAAATACCAAAGCCTCTGGAGAAGGCACCTgagcctgtccctgtccctgtgccAGAACCAGAGCTGGAACCTGAGccggttaaagaagaaaaactttcacCCGAGCCTATTTTGGTTGATACTCCCTCTCCAAGCCCGATGGAAACATCTGGATGTGCTCCTGCAGAAGAATATCTGTGTCAGGCTTTCTCTGATGTAATTCTTGCAGTGAATGATGTAGATGCAGAAGATGGAGCTGATCCAAACCTTTGTAGTGAATACGTGAAAGATATTTATGCTTATCTGAGACAACTTGAGGAAGAACAAGCAGTCAAACCAAAATACCTACTGGGTCGTGAAGTCACTGGAAACATGAGAGCCATCCTAATTGACTGGCTAGTACAGGTTCAAAAAAAATTCAGGTTACTGCAGGAGACCATGTACATGACTGTTTCCATTATTGATCGGTTCATGCAGAATAACTGTGTGCCCAAGAAGATGCTGCAGCTGGTTGGTGTCACTGCCATGTTTATTGCAAGCAAATATGAGGAAATGTACCCTCCAGAAATTGGTGACTTTGCCTTTGTGACTGACAATACTTACACTAAACACCAAATCAGACAGATGGAAATGAAGATTCTAAGATCCTTAAATTTTGGTCTGGGCCGCCCTCTACCCCTGCATTTCCTTCGGAGAGCGTCTAAGATTGGAGAGGTTGATGTTGAGCAACATACTTTGGCCAAATACCTGATGGAGCTATCTATGTTGGACTGCGATATGGTACACTTTCCTCCTTCTCAGATTGCAGCAGGAGCTTTTTGCTTAGCGCTGAAAATTCTCGATAATGGTGAATGGACACCAACTCTACAGCATTATCTGTCCTACACTGAAGAATCCCTTCTAAATGTTATGCAACACCTGGCTAAGAATATAGTCATGGTGAATCATGGGCTTACAAAGCACATGACTATCAAGAACAAGTATGCCGCCTCTAAGCATGCTAAGATCAGCACTCTGGCACAGCTAAATTCTGCACTAGTTCAAGATTTAGCCAAGGCTGTGGCAAAGGTGTAA